From the genome of Thermosynechococcus sp. NK55a:
AGGTACAGCACGGCTCACAGCGGGGCTGAGGGCAACGGCGAGGCAAGCGAGAAGTAAGCCTTTTTGATTCAGCATTGGGTGTCCTTTGTGTAAGTGGAGAGAACGGTTTTGTCTAGCCCCTTCCGGGGTGAATACTCTTATCCTAGATGGGTTGACTAAGAGCAGCGGTGGTATTTCTCACCCGTAACTGATGATGCTCATCACCAAGGGCGGTGACCATTGCAACCGTTGAATGGAGGAATTGACCAGTAGAACGTCTTAGCTATATTGCTAAATAGAAAATAATTTGCAAGAAATTAATAAAAGTATTCCTGTCAATCCTAAGGCCATGAGGTAAATCTGGCGGCTAAGGTCAAGCGCAGACCAGATCGTTTTTTGATCAAGGGAGTGTAACGGTTCTCCTAAAAAGGGTTTCACCTTCACCGTGCCGCGGTAGATATTCGTGCCCCCCAGACGTACCCCCAAGGCCGCTGCATAGGCACACTCACTCCAACCAGAATTGGGACTCGGATCCTTGGGAGCATCACGGCAACACCATTGCCACACTCGCTGCCACTGCCCGGAGCAGAGGGCAACGAGAAAGACCAACAACCGACAGGGCAACCATGTGAGGACATCATCAGTTTTGGCGGCAAACCACCCCCAATGGGTGTAGGGTGGCTCACGGTAGCCGATCATCGAGTCCAAGGTGCTGGCGGCTTTATAGGCCATGACCAGCGGCAAGGGACTCACTTGCGGCACGATCAGGGTGGCGATCGCCCCATAAAAAAGTGGTGCCATCATGCCATCGGTGGTATTTTCACTTACGGTTTCCAGAACTGCCCGCAGAATTTCAGGTGCCTCTAGGTGGGCAGTTTCGCGACCCACATACTTGGCTAAGGACTGGCGTGCCCCTTCAAGATTGCCAGTTGCCAAAGGTGCCAATACCTCTGCTGCTGCATCCCGTAGACTACGACCCGCAAAGCCACTGGCGGTACCCACAACTGCAACTCCCCAAGCGAGGAGGGGTGAAATTGCCATCCCCAGTGCCACTAAGCCCCAACTGATTAGGGCAGAACCTAGGATTAAGCTCAGTGTAAGCAGTGCCCCCCCCAACCGCTGTCCCCAAACTGGCCAGCCTTGGCCATAGTTGAACCAATGGCTGAGGAATTGGATATAGGCTCCCATCCAGCGTACCGGGTGTGGCCAGCCCCAAGGATCTCCAAAACCAAAGTCAAGGAGGGCCGCGGCCAGAAGAATCGTGTAGGCAATGAGGGGGCAAGACACAGGAACGATCAACGGGGGTCATCGCTCATTTTAGGGTTTTAGCGCCATCCAGCCCGGTCCATAATCCGCAGTGCTTCAGCATTGTTGCGGCCAAAAACTGCTGCATTGACACGTTGTCCTCGGAAATTGCCAAACCGTTGCACAATCGGATGCACGGGTACCCCCGAGCGGACCGGATATTCAAAGTTGGCCATTGCAAACATTTCTTGCGCCTTCGGACTCACCAGATACTCCAAAAAGCGAATTGCCGCCTGACGATTGGGGGCGCCAGCTACCACACCGCCGCCACAGATATTTACATGGGCACCACGATCGCGCTGGTTGGGGAAAAATAAGCCCACTTTCTCAGCAACTGCTCGATCTTCTGCTTTATCTGAGGCAATCAACCGTGCTAAATAGTAGTGATTTGCAATTGCAATGCTGCCAACACCCGCTGCGCAGGCACGAATTTGAGCGGTATCATTTCCCTCGGGGGGGCGGGCAAAGTTTTGGGCTAGGCCCCTTGCCCATTGTTCCGTTTTTTGGGCACCATGAATTGCTAGCAATGACCCCGTGAGGGACTGATTGTAGATATTGCTGGAACTGCGACAGAGAACCTGCCGGCCCCACTTCGGATTAGCCAGATCCTCGTAGGTGGAGAGTTGGTTGGGATCCACTTTGGATTTATTGTAAATGAGGACACGCACCCGCCGCGAGAGACCAAACCAGTGTCCTTGAGGCTCCCGTAGGTTTGCTGGCACAATGCTGTTGAGTACCCTTGACTGAATTGGCTGCAAAATACCGGCTTCCTGTGCTCGCCACAAGCGACCTGCATCCACAGTAATCAGGACATCGGCAGGACTGCGACTCCCTTCACTGCGAATCCGTTCAATCAGAGCATCAGCTTCAGCCTCAATAATGTTGACGCGAATCCCGGTCTGCTGCGTAAAACCGTTGTAGAGGGCTTTGTCTGTGTCGTAGTGCCGTGCCGAATAAACATTGATCACACCTCCTGAGGACTGTTGCGCATAGCTTGATTCAGTGTTTTGGTTCCAGAGGGAGTGGGTTACATAAGCTGTTGCTGCGGCGCCCATGCCGAGGAATACACGGCGACCTACTTTCTCCATACTTGAGAATCTCTCCTAAAATTAATCTGAGGAATATTCTAGGGCTGGACGGGCAGTTTTGCAACTCTTTCGCAATAAGTTTAGCCTTTGCCGTACCACCACTGGCGATCGCTTGCAGCCAGCTCTACCCAATAGAGGGTTATGACCATCATGGTGTTTGTTTCAATGTGGCGTACCCAATAGCTGGGATGCCGTTTTGTAGCACTATCGAGGACAAGCCGCCGGCCAATGCGTCGCCAACTAGGTTCTTTGCTGCGCCAAGCAATACGACAACAGGGCCACGGTAACTGTTCCCGATCAAAAAGGCGACAACAGGCCCCCGCTACCTCATAGCTAAAGGAATAACCCGGACTGTAAAAACGCGTGCCGGTAGGCCAAAGGAGTGGGAATTCTCTGGTTGCGGAGGAGGCAATCAAGGAAATACACCAGGGTGCAGACCAGTTCTCCAATGTATCAGCAGAAATGTATCAGCAGATCAGGCATTGACCTTAGGGCTCTTGGGCTGCAATCAAGAGTGCACAGCAGCTAAAGCCGATGACAAGTGGAAACAAAGACTGCAGCCAGCCACTCAAGCCCGTGGTGACTAGAGCGATCGCCAGTGCCAACATCTGTAGGCGTCGTTGCTGCGGTGAGAGGGCAACCGGCAGTTCAATGAATTGCAACCCCTCCGTGGGCAAGGGTAGGGGCATCACTCCCCCCGGCGGAAATGCCCAATACTGGTACTGCTCAATGAACAGATCGGTCCAGCCGTGTTCTTGGCACCAGGCCACTGCGGACTGATAGGAGTATTTGAGTAGCTGCAACGAAGGATGACGATCCATAGGGGCACTGGTAAGGGCAAGACAATCAACATCTCTATTGAGAACATAACAGAACTAGGAAATCTGTTTGGAAGGCTTGTAGTAACTCTTAATCCTTTTGCTTGGAAGAAAATTAAGATTCCCCAAATGAAGTCGGCAGATATGCAGATATACTGAAAGATAGAGTTGTCCCAGAAAGGAATACGGTTCATACACACCTGATCGTTCCTGATCCTTGCAGCCCATTACGTAAAGAAATGTTTATTTATGTTTTGCAGTGAGGGGTGTTGTTAAGCCGTTAATTCATGGTTGTCAACGATGATTAAATTTTTCCCAAATCCCTATGAAATCTTGATTTGCCGTGAATCTAACCCCATCATCAAATCCCTTAAAAATTTAAAAATTATCTAGGAGGCGGTCATGTTGCTGGAGGTGCCAACTGTACCCATTTCACCTGCTGCCTTGCTCGATAGCCTGTTAGAACTGCGGCAGGAAATTACTAAAGAGGGGGAAGCCCGTTTTCAAGAGTGGCAATCAAAAATTAAGCGATCCGAATTTATACCTAGTGCGCGCAATCTTGCCTACTATTTGGCCTTGCGCTGGCGGGATCTACGGGCAATGCAAATGGCCTTAATGCCTTGGGGGTTATCGTCCTTAGGACGGATTGAGTCACGGGTGCTCCCCAATTTGGATGCGGTGATCAATACCTTGGGTGCCCTTTGTCGTGCCCATGAGTCACTGCCGCCGCGCCCACCCCTTGATGCTTTTTTTGCGGGCGATCGCCAACTGCGCCGCCAAACGGCGGAACTCTTTGGCCCAATTCGTGGCAAACGCCATGTGCGGATTATGGTGACACTCCCCACCGAAGCGGCCACTGACCGGCAATGGAGTATTACGCTCCTGCGCAAGGGAATGAACTGTGCTCGCATCAACTGTGCCCATGATGACCCTGCTACTTGGGAAGCGATGATTGAGCATCTGCGCGCGGCAAGTCACATTACGGGTCAACCCTGCAAAGTTCTCATGGACTTGGGGGGACCGAAACCCCGCATTGCTGCGACTTGGCCGGCAACGGTGCGCGTCCACGGTGGCGATCGCCTGCGACTGACAACGGAAATTTGCCCTGATGGCGGCCAGATACCGCAATTCACCTGCTCCTTGCCAGAAATTTTGCCCCAATTAGAGGTGGGGCAGCGGGTTTGGATTGATGATGGCCACATTGGCGGTCGCATTGTCAGCAAAGATGCCCAAGGGGTAGAACTCACCATTACCCACTGCAAGGAAGGGCAGCGGCTGAAGGTGGCCAAGGGCTTGAACTTCCCCGACAGTGATTTGCGCCTGTCTCCTTTGACCGACAGCGATCGCGAGCATCTTGCCTTTGCTTGCCGCTATGCTGACATCATTGGCTACTCCTACGTTCAGTCCGCTGAGGATATTGCCCTACTGCAACGGGAACTGGCGCATTGTGGTGGCGATCGCGCCGACCAGATGGGCATCATTGCCAAAATTGAGACCCCGAAAGCGATTCGAGCACTGCCAGAAATGATCATTCAAGCGGCGGGTCGACAACCCTTTGGTGTCATGATTGCCCGGGGCGATCTCGCTGTTGAAATTGGCTACCAACGCTTGGCGGAAATGCAGGAGGAAATCCTCTGGATCTGTGAAGCGGCCCATGTTCCTGTGGTGTGGGCCACCCAAGTCCTTGAAAACTTAGTCAAAAAAGGCGTGCCCTCCCGTGCCGAAATCACCGATGCAGCCATGGCGGAGCGAGCGGAGTGTGTCATGCTCAACAAAGGTCCCTATGTAGGGTTAGCAGTGGATATTCTCGACGATGTCCTTGCCCGCATGGAAGCGCACCAGCAGAAGAAAACACCGCAACTACGGGCACTGCACTCGTGGCACCCCTACGAGACCATTGGGCGCCCATAAACCTGTGATTACCCCTTAGAGAAAATGCTGGGGCGAATTTTATCCCCGTCCCGCAGGGGGCGACTTGCGCGGACAACATAGCGATCGCCGGCCTTGAGGCCACTGAGGATTTCCACTTGACCCTGCCGCCGTTGGCCAAGGGTGACCTGCCGCTCCTGCACGCGATCGCCAACCACCACAAAGACGCTCCCCTGCCGTGAGGAGAGTTGCCCCTCCTCAAAGCCACCGAGGGCGGATTGGGGAATCATTAAGCGCGGCGCATTCGCTCCTTGGAAAGCCACCCGTGCCAGTAAACCACTGCCCAAGCGTTCATCGGCATTGTCAATCACCACTTCCACAGGAATCAGACGGGCAGCGGCAGCGGCAGGTGAAATTCGGGTAATCCGTCCTTCGTAGGTGCGATTGGGCACGGCATCAAAGGTGACTGTCGCCCGTTGGCCGGGGGCTAATCTAGCCAATTCCCGTTCTGAGACTTCCACGACAACCTTGAGTTGGCGAATATCGCCAAGGCGGAGAACTTCCCCCCCCGGTTGCAGTAGGTTGCCCACTTCCGTGAGTCGCTCTAGCACCACGCCATTGAGGGGCGATCGCAGGAGAGCTTGATTCAACCGTGCTCGTGCCTGTTGGACAAGGGCGGTTTGGGCCTGTACCCGACCCTGGGCAACGGCCACTCCCTGTTGAGCTGTCACCACCTCTGCTTCGCGGGAACGTAGTACCTGCCGTGCTGTTTGCGCCGTTGTGCGTGCCTGTTCTGCTGCTTGTGCTGAGACGGCGCCATCCCGCAGCAGGGCTTCCAGGCGGC
Proteins encoded in this window:
- a CDS encoding pyruvate kinase gives rise to the protein MLLEVPTVPISPAALLDSLLELRQEITKEGEARFQEWQSKIKRSEFIPSARNLAYYLALRWRDLRAMQMALMPWGLSSLGRIESRVLPNLDAVINTLGALCRAHESLPPRPPLDAFFAGDRQLRRQTAELFGPIRGKRHVRIMVTLPTEAATDRQWSITLLRKGMNCARINCAHDDPATWEAMIEHLRAASHITGQPCKVLMDLGGPKPRIAATWPATVRVHGGDRLRLTTEICPDGGQIPQFTCSLPEILPQLEVGQRVWIDDGHIGGRIVSKDAQGVELTITHCKEGQRLKVAKGLNFPDSDLRLSPLTDSDREHLAFACRYADIIGYSYVQSAEDIALLQRELAHCGGDRADQMGIIAKIETPKAIRALPEMIIQAAGRQPFGVMIARGDLAVEIGYQRLAEMQEEILWICEAAHVPVVWATQVLENLVKKGVPSRAEITDAAMAERAECVMLNKGPYVGLAVDILDDVLARMEAHQQKKTPQLRALHSWHPYETIGRP
- the cbiB gene encoding adenosylcobinamide-phosphate synthase CbiB — translated: MSCPLIAYTILLAAALLDFGFGDPWGWPHPVRWMGAYIQFLSHWFNYGQGWPVWGQRLGGALLTLSLILGSALISWGLVALGMAISPLLAWGVAVVGTASGFAGRSLRDAAAEVLAPLATGNLEGARQSLAKYVGRETAHLEAPEILRAVLETVSENTTDGMMAPLFYGAIATLIVPQVSPLPLVMAYKAASTLDSMIGYREPPYTHWGWFAAKTDDVLTWLPCRLLVFLVALCSGQWQRVWQWCCRDAPKDPSPNSGWSECAYAAALGVRLGGTNIYRGTVKVKPFLGEPLHSLDQKTIWSALDLSRQIYLMALGLTGILLLISCKLFSI
- a CDS encoding efflux RND transporter periplasmic adaptor subunit; translated protein: MMAKQQWLGAIAIAVLLGGCQSAMGRLESPAVARPERDGVAVDVAVARLAQLEADTTLTGTTRPYREVMVRSQVEGQVIRLGVDVGDRVQPGQLLAAVDPVVLKNAVFQAEAELAARRNEVIQAQAAVNRARTAVEEARLTLHQAESDARRLEALLRDGAVSAQAAEQARTTAQTARQVLRSREAEVVTAQQGVAVAQGRVQAQTALVQQARARLNQALLRSPLNGVVLERLTEVGNLLQPGGEVLRLGDIRQLKVVVEVSERELARLAPGQRATVTFDAVPNRTYEGRITRISPAAAAARLIPVEVVIDNADERLGSGLLARVAFQGANAPRLMIPQSALGGFEEGQLSSRQGSVFVVVGDRVQERQVTLGQRRQGQVEILSGLKAGDRYVVRASRPLRDGDKIRPSIFSKG
- a CDS encoding Fe(3+) ABC transporter substrate-binding protein codes for the protein MEKVGRRVFLGMGAAATAYVTHSLWNQNTESSYAQQSSGGVINVYSARHYDTDKALYNGFTQQTGIRVNIIEAEADALIERIRSEGSRSPADVLITVDAGRLWRAQEAGILQPIQSRVLNSIVPANLREPQGHWFGLSRRVRVLIYNKSKVDPNQLSTYEDLANPKWGRQVLCRSSSNIYNQSLTGSLLAIHGAQKTEQWARGLAQNFARPPEGNDTAQIRACAAGVGSIAIANHYYLARLIASDKAEDRAVAEKVGLFFPNQRDRGAHVNICGGGVVAGAPNRQAAIRFLEYLVSPKAQEMFAMANFEYPVRSGVPVHPIVQRFGNFRGQRVNAAVFGRNNAEALRIMDRAGWR